The region CAAAACTTTGTCCCCACTGCAAAACATCAGGTTGGGAAGGAAATCAAAGCACTTACCTTCTCCGAATACCCTCCAGCTCACCAGTGATTGAGCGATCTTGCGTATATCCTCGCCCATCATCATCAAACCGGATTGGATTTGTAGCCCAAGATTTCTGTCTGTTGGTTCTCTTTCCTACTTTCATATCAGCAATAAGTCccctgggaaaaaaacacataagAACTTAAATTACACAGAATTGAAGTCACAACTTAGATTAAATACTTTTCTACTCAAAACTCCAATACAGCAGCTGGATATATTATGCACATACCCAAGCTTTTGAGTGTCACCTTTCCTCTGAGACTCGGTTATAGACTCGTGCTGCCTCAGTTTTCTGAGTAGCTCAGATTCCACCTGGCTGCTGTTTGGAagagtggaagcagcagcagatgcagctgtAACCAGTTCAGGGTCCAGTGTTTTACTATGAAACAGAATGTAAAGAGGATTTGAATATAACTGAAGAAACACAGACACTGCACATCTTTCTGAGGTGTTGCGTTTTGGATCAGCATCAGATAAGTAACCTGGGAGTCCTTGCCAAAGATATGCTAAAGGACCAAACTGAAAACCCCACAGCTGAAGAATGCAGCAACAAGCTTACCTCTCTGTTGAAGCCTCCCCTTTTGCCTGCTGAAACATACTGATGGTGCTCTCCATAGCGGCTGGCTTTGACATGGGTATGGACTGAGGACTTTGCCTAAATTTTACACCTTTGACCTTCCTTTTATTTGTTACTTCCACCTTCATGCCTCCAAGAAGGTCAAGGAGACTCTCTTTTCCACTCTTTGCCTTCACTTGTGTGTGCTGCTCAGTAATAACAGTTGGCTGTGACTGTGTTCTAATTCCATTGTCTTTACTTTCCTCGGCCATTATGATGCCTTTACTGGCAACTTCAACTTTCTGTTCATTTGAAAGGGGAGTTTCTGTTGGTTCACGCTCTCCATTTCCATTTGGTATGTCATTTTGACTAGACGAAGCGACACCACTTTGCTTTTCACACAGCTTGACTGATGTAGTGCAGAGAGATCTCACTCCAACTTCATCTGCAAACCTATGTAGGAGCAAAAGACAAGCTGTCAATAGGAATCTCTTTAGAAATAGTAAAATATGCCAATTGCTATTGAGCACAAGCATTTAAAATAGCATAGCAGttgcaaaaataaatattatcagACAGTACACGTTGTAATGttattcacacaaaaaaacagacCATAAGCCTTTTGCAACACTCCTGTGGGTCATTTAGAACTCTTGCAATGTCAGACGGGGTATGTTGCAAAAGAAATGATCTGTCAGAAGTGCATCCTAATTAAAATACCCCTCTTAATATGCACATATTTCggaaaaaatataataaaatgatttaagTAACCCTCCTCTGAAAACCCAAGTCAGCTGTGACATCCACTGTTTCATAACGTTGATTTCATGTGAAACTTACCAACAAACTTGGCCTTTGTCAAATTTAGATAATAACTCTGATGACTCGAGAGGATATTTTTTAGCAATACGCAAAGTTCGAAGTAAATATCTATACATGTTTGCTTGTAGCAATGTCCTTCCACGTTCCTGACGTTTCCTTAGTACGGCAAAAAGACACCATTGGAAACTCGAAGATGACATTGGTTCCGGCCAACAAGATGGATAATTTTataaaaatctgttttattaGATTTTGATGGGAAAATTCGGTCAAACATTTAAATCGTATAAATTATTTTTTctacatttgatttttaatcatttaaatttgtaTGTACTGTATTTTCTTGATTCGAAAAAAAAGAGCGGCGAGCGCCTCGTTAAAGTCTCGCGAGACGACAACCGGAACGTGACTCAAAATGGCGGAGCAACACAAGCGCTAATTCATTAATAGAGGTCTCAGCAGCAAACGTTCGATTAGTTTAGTTATTTACTTTAAGAGATGGACATACTTAAAGAAAAATTGTCTATGCACAAAAATTATTATTGCAAATCTCGACACTGACTGTTTTGAATTCGCAATACCTAGACAACATCGGAAGGGAGGGGAACTTCACGCAGGTACAAACGTCAACTCAGCGGCAGCTAACTTACTAGCCTAACCGCTACCATTCAACATATTTGAATTCCTGTAATGATACGTTAAACAAAAGTGCAATCCATAAACGACTTAAAACTAATGCAGTTTTAATTTCACTATGT is a window of Takifugu flavidus isolate HTHZ2018 chromosome 14, ASM371156v2, whole genome shotgun sequence DNA encoding:
- the mrps31 gene encoding 28S ribosomal protein S31, mitochondrial, producing MSSSSFQWCLFAVLRKRQERGRTLLQANMYRYLLRTLRIAKKYPLESSELLSKFDKGQVCWFADEVGVRSLCTTSVKLCEKQSGVASSSQNDIPNGNGEREPTETPLSNEQKVEVASKGIIMAEESKDNGIRTQSQPTVITEQHTQVKAKSGKESLLDLLGGMKVEVTNKRKVKGVKFRQSPQSIPMSKPAAMESTISMFQQAKGEASTESKTLDPELVTAASAAASTLPNSSQVESELLRKLRQHESITESQRKGDTQKLGGLIADMKVGKRTNRQKSWATNPIRFDDDGRGYTQDRSITGELEGIRRRKSFHSGKRLNIFSPATSEEAELAPARPTLWDVEFANQLSVSINHQARNGLEEMIQWTKEGKLWKYPINNEDGLEEEASVSFYEHVFLEKHLEEGFPRQGPVRHFMELVVVGLSKNPYLTVQQKKDHIFWFRDYFSEKQEILKGADVYLN